From a single Bacteroidia bacterium genomic region:
- a CDS encoding SUMF1/EgtB/PvdO family nonheme iron enzyme: MAQRGFIIEDEDHTLPGRIRGKNYLLVIGIDQYRHCHSLENAKRDAQAVTKVLISRYQFEESHLYELYDGDASREKIIDTLDELSEKITSQDNLLIYYAGHGYFRENLKLGYWVPADARDRRYADFINHSTIRDYIKAIPAHHTLLIVDSCFSGALLSERNLNQNLPYPDRVDQFPSRWCLAAGMIEKVSDGYIGDHSPFAKSLITYLEKNNEPRLHIRSLIDHVTLATANNADQTPIGGVILKTGDQNGQFIFDLKAAGIVVKDQSEDAFRQAEAENTTSAYTGFILQYPESRFFADALKHINKLSQTKADTPGKKSAIPFAEFVQVEGGTFMMGSNDYDDEKPVHKVRLSPFAIGKFPITQRQWSEIMGNNPSLFKDSPDCPVEQVSWNEVKKFLEKLNARYPGQNFRLPTEAEWEYAARGGRLSKGFKYAGSNNPEEAGWFDKNAKGKTHPVGQKIPNELGIYDMSGNVFEWCQDWYGSDYYKNSPKDNPKGPESGDDRVVRGGSWYRSAVRLRVYDRRYYGPDFRYDVVGFRIARTLDL; encoded by the coding sequence ATGGCCCAAAGAGGATTCATCATAGAAGACGAAGATCATACCTTGCCTGGCCGGATTCGCGGAAAGAATTACCTCCTTGTCATAGGGATTGATCAGTACAGACATTGCCATTCACTGGAGAATGCAAAACGGGATGCCCAGGCTGTTACGAAAGTTTTGATCTCCCGATATCAGTTTGAGGAATCTCATCTATATGAACTATACGATGGTGATGCCTCCCGTGAAAAAATTATCGATACGCTGGATGAATTGTCTGAGAAGATTACCTCACAAGACAATCTGCTCATATACTACGCCGGGCATGGGTATTTTCGTGAGAACCTGAAACTCGGTTACTGGGTACCGGCTGATGCCAGAGACAGACGTTATGCAGATTTTATTAACCATTCTACCATACGTGACTATATAAAGGCTATTCCGGCCCACCATACGCTGTTGATTGTGGACAGTTGTTTTTCAGGAGCCTTGCTGAGCGAACGCAATCTGAATCAAAATCTGCCTTATCCAGACAGAGTAGATCAGTTCCCCTCTCGCTGGTGTCTGGCAGCAGGGATGATCGAAAAAGTATCAGACGGATATATAGGTGATCACAGCCCTTTCGCCAAAAGCCTGATCACTTATCTGGAAAAAAACAACGAACCCCGTCTGCACATCCGCAGCCTGATTGATCATGTAACACTGGCTACTGCCAATAATGCAGATCAGACCCCAATTGGTGGCGTAATTCTTAAAACCGGCGATCAGAATGGACAATTTATTTTTGATTTAAAGGCAGCGGGAATTGTTGTCAAAGATCAAAGCGAAGATGCATTCCGGCAGGCCGAAGCAGAAAATACTACCAGCGCTTATACAGGATTTATCCTCCAATATCCGGAGAGTCGGTTTTTTGCTGATGCTTTAAAACACATTAACAAGCTGAGTCAGACTAAAGCAGATACTCCAGGGAAAAAATCAGCTATTCCCTTTGCCGAATTTGTTCAGGTAGAAGGTGGCACTTTCATGATGGGGAGTAATGATTATGATGATGAAAAACCTGTTCACAAAGTCCGTCTTTCTCCTTTTGCGATCGGTAAATTTCCCATCACTCAGCGGCAATGGTCCGAGATCATGGGAAATAACCCCAGTCTTTTCAAGGATTCTCCGGATTGCCCCGTGGAACAAGTTTCCTGGAATGAGGTGAAAAAATTTCTGGAAAAACTTAATGCCCGGTATCCCGGCCAAAATTTCCGTTTACCTACAGAAGCGGAATGGGAGTATGCGGCCCGGGGGGGGAGATTAAGTAAAGGATTCAAATATGCAGGAAGTAACAATCCGGAGGAAGCCGGTTGGTTTGATAAAAATGCTAAGGGAAAAACCCATCCGGTGGGTCAGAAAATCCCCAACGAATTAGGAATCTACGATATGTCGGGCAATGTATTTGAATGGTGCCAGGACTGGTATGGTTCTGATTATTATAAAAATTCCCCCAAAGACAACCCTAAAGGTCCGGAATCAGGCGATGACCGTGTGGTTCGCGGCGGGTCGTGGTACCGCAGCGCAGTCCGCCTGCGCGTTTACGATCGCCGCTACTACGGCCCTGATTTCCGCTACGACGTTGTCGGTTTTCGTATCGCCAGGACCCTTGATTTGTAG